The following proteins are co-located in the Palaemon carinicauda isolate YSFRI2023 chromosome 3, ASM3689809v2, whole genome shotgun sequence genome:
- the LOC137635378 gene encoding MARCO-like protein, translating to MERMGSFTEMERPGSFTEMERIGSFTEMERTGSFTEMKRTGSFTEMDRTGSFTEIEGTETEGMSSFSETEGMGSFSETVGMGSFSETEGMGSFSETERMGIFSETEGMGIFSETEGMSSFSETEGMGSFFRN from the exons ATGGAAAGAATGGGTAGCTTTACAGAGATGGAAAGACCGGGTAGCTTCACGGAGATGGAAAGAATAGGTAGCTTTACGGAGATGGAAAGAACGGGTAGCTTTACAGAGATGAAAAGAACGGGTAGTTTTACAGAAATGGACAGAACGGGTAGCTTTACGGAGATAGAAGGAACAG AAACTGAAGGAATGAGCAGCTTTTCAGAAACTGAAGGAATGGGTAGCTTTTCAGAAACTGTAGGAATGGGTAGCTTTTCAGAAACTGAAGGAATGGGTAGCTTTTCAGAAACTGAAAGAATGGGTATCTTTTCAGAAACTGAAGGAATGGGTATCTTTTCAGAAACTGAAGGAATGAGCAGCTTTTCAGAAACTGAAGGAATGGGTAGCTTTTTCAGAAACTGA
- the LOC137635370 gene encoding protein FAM200C-like has translation MSQDVLQQVIADLKASPIRVSIQLDESTDVSFCSQLMAFVQYVKEKEVVEEFLFCKPLKTTAKATDLFSLVKEFFLEHEMTLNMCGSICTDGAPVMLGNKSGFATLVKKEVPHVTVTHCVLHRHALATKTLPEKLKTVLSVVVLAVNFIRGRAVNHRLFASFCEEIGAEHSVLIYQTEVRWLSRGRVLTRVFELHEEIMQFLRNQGSEIADNFENREFILSLAYLADVFMHLNELNVSIQVTAMNMITAREKLSALTKKLPMWIKRIESENFTNFPSLDEAASAEEELPILSEVKEHLQELQSFPRVFSP, from the coding sequence ATGAGTCAAGATGTCTTGCAGCAGGTGATAGCAGACCTGAAAGCTAGTCCTATCAGAGTGAGTATTCAGCTGGACGAGTCAACTGACGTTAGTTTTTGCAGCCAGTTGATGGCATTTGTTCAGTATGTGAAGGAGAAAGAAGTGGTGGAAGAATTCTTATTTTGTAAACCTCTGAAAACTACTGCAAAAGCAACTGATTTGTTCAGTCTTGTGAAAGAGTTCTTCTTGGAACATGAAATGACTCTCAACATGTGTGGTTCAATTTGCACTGATGGAGCCCCTGTCATGCTTGGAAATAAATCAGGCTTTGCCACCCTAGTGAAAAAAGAGGTTCCCCATGTAACTGTCACTCACTGTGTGTTGCATCGTCATGCACTTGCTACAAAGACGCTGCCAGAAAAATTGAAGACTGTTTTATCAGTTGTTGTGCTTGCTGTAAATTTCATCAGAGGACGGGCAGTGAATCACCGTCTTTTTGCatctttttgtgaagaaattggAGCTGAGCACAGTGTTCTTATTTACCAAACAGAAGTGAGGTGGCTTTCCCGTGGCAGGGTACTTACACGTGTATTTGAACTTCATGAAGAAATTATGCAATTTCTTAGAAATCAAGGCAGTGAAATTGCTGACAATTTTGAAAACAGGGAGTTCATTTTGTCTCTGGCATATCTGGCAGATGTATTCATGCACCTCAATGAACTGAATGTCTCTATACAAGTAACTGCGATGAATATGATAACTGCCAGAGAAAAGTTATCTGCCCTCACCAAGAAACTTCCAATGTGGATAAAGCGCATTGAAAGTGAAAATTTTACAAACTTCCCTTCTCTTGATGAGGCTGCTAGTGCTGAAGAAGAGCTGCCCATCCTGAGTGAAGTAAAAGAACATTTGCAAGAACTTCAGTCCTTTCCAAGGGTATTTTCACCTTGA